One Thermococcus kodakarensis KOD1 genomic window carries:
- the coaBC gene encoding bifunctional phosphopantothenoylcysteine decarboxylase/phosphopantothenate--cysteine ligase CoaBC, producing the protein MLHHVKLIYATKSRKLVGKKIVLAIPGSIAAVECVKLARELIRHGAEVHAVMSENATKIIHPYAMEFATGNPVVTEITGFIEHVELAGEHENKADLVLVCPATANTISKIACGIDDTPVTTVVTTAFAHTPIMIAPAMHSTMYDHPIVKENIEKLKKLGVEFIEPRFEEGKAKVASIEEIVYRVIRKLHPKSLEGKRVLVTAGATREYIDPIRYITNASSGKMGVAIAEEAEFRGAEVTLIRTKSSVPSFVENQIEVETVEEMLEAIESELKGKKYDVVVLAAAVSDFRVKNKADVKIKSGQPLVLELEPTPKIIDRVKELQPGVFLVGFKAETGLSEEELISAARKQIERAGSDLVVANTLKAFGSEENEVVLVGRDFAKKLPRMTKRELAERLWDEIEKML; encoded by the coding sequence ATGCTCCATCACGTCAAGCTTATCTACGCGACCAAGAGCAGGAAGCTTGTTGGGAAGAAGATTGTGCTGGCTATTCCAGGAAGCATAGCGGCGGTTGAATGCGTTAAGCTGGCCAGGGAGCTGATAAGGCACGGCGCAGAGGTTCACGCGGTAATGAGCGAAAACGCCACGAAGATAATTCATCCCTATGCCATGGAGTTCGCGACAGGAAACCCTGTAGTTACTGAAATTACTGGCTTCATCGAGCACGTTGAACTTGCTGGAGAGCACGAGAACAAAGCCGATCTCGTTCTCGTCTGCCCTGCGACAGCTAACACCATATCAAAGATAGCCTGCGGAATTGACGATACTCCCGTTACAACGGTCGTGACAACGGCTTTTGCCCACACCCCCATAATGATAGCTCCAGCCATGCACTCAACGATGTACGACCACCCGATAGTTAAGGAAAACATCGAGAAGCTGAAGAAGCTTGGAGTGGAGTTCATAGAGCCGCGCTTTGAGGAGGGCAAGGCAAAAGTCGCTTCAATAGAGGAAATAGTTTACCGTGTAATCAGGAAGCTTCATCCCAAGAGCCTCGAAGGAAAGCGCGTCCTCGTCACCGCAGGTGCGACAAGGGAGTACATTGACCCGATCCGCTACATAACCAACGCGAGCAGCGGAAAAATGGGAGTGGCGATTGCGGAAGAGGCGGAGTTCAGGGGCGCCGAGGTAACGCTCATACGTACCAAGAGCAGCGTTCCGAGCTTCGTGGAGAACCAGATAGAGGTAGAGACCGTCGAGGAGATGCTTGAAGCGATAGAGAGTGAGCTGAAGGGCAAAAAGTACGACGTCGTTGTCCTGGCCGCTGCAGTCAGCGACTTCCGGGTGAAGAACAAAGCGGACGTGAAGATAAAGAGCGGGCAACCGCTCGTTCTCGAGCTTGAGCCGACGCCGAAGATAATAGACCGCGTTAAGGAACTCCAGCCCGGGGTTTTCCTCGTGGGTTTCAAGGCCGAGACCGGTCTCAGCGAGGAAGAGCTCATCAGCGCCGCCAGGAAGCAGATTGAGCGCGCTGGAAGTGACCTGGTTGTAGCAAACACCCTCAAGGCCTTTGGAAGCGAGGAGAACGAGGTTGTCCTGGTCGGAAGGGACTTCGCAAAGAAACTCCCCAGAATGACCAAGCGCGAGCTGGCGGAGAGGCTCTGGGACGAGATAGAGAAGATGCTTTAG